From the Eleutherodactylus coqui strain aEleCoq1 chromosome 7, aEleCoq1.hap1, whole genome shotgun sequence genome, one window contains:
- the LOC136573509 gene encoding uncharacterized protein has product MIKDLDLSVSEEVDLLVKWLGNESAEHAKRIRDININYPSRGLKMIWERLEECYGSPEVVENALFKRIEDFPKIPNKGFQKLRELSDLLMELEVAKGEGDLQGLAFLDTARGVKPIVQKLPYSLQEKWITQGSKYKQQHNVSFPPFSFFVDFIRQQSKTRNDPSFDFSTFETAYTRTNKPASLRNPKATPVAVHKTSISAVHPSTRDPCKDCPLHKKPHPLQKCRGFREKPLKDRKAFLKENQICYKCCASTSHRAKDCTANIECSECHSKEHTTALHPEPAPWTLTPSDQATEHGGEEKVSVLPEVSPQCTQVCGEGLRGKSCSKICLVKVYPIGHKEMAVRLYTILDDQSNRSLASSTFFDIFNIEGHSSPYSLKTCTGVTEEAGRRATGFQIESMDGETSLPLPKLIECNQIPNNREEIPTPEAALPHKHLKTMAHLIPALDPKAQIVLLLGRDIIRVHKVRKQVNGPQNSPFAQKLDLGWVIVGDVCLGNVHKPSTVNSYCTNTLENGRPSFFQPCPNRFLIRDTPSSISYSDSTEIGTHFCDEDRDHLGCTVFQRTKDDHKIAPSIEDEAFLDIMEQGFFKDEANNWVAPLPFKTQRRHLPDNRDQALKRFFSLRRNLLRRPDMSEHFFTFMGKIFGNGHAEVAPPLREKEEHWYLPIFGVYHPKKPGQIRVVFDSSSQYEGVSLNDALMTGPDLNNTLLGVLIRFRKGLISIVADIQQMFHCFLVKEEHRNFLRFFWFKDNDQTKDIMEYRMKVHVFGNSPSPAVSIYGLKRSAREGEEEYGQDVRQFVERDVYVDDGLKSLPSPDAAIDLLKRTQSMLACSNLKLHKIASNSKAVMKAFPTQDHANDLKDLDLATATIPLQRSLGLNWDLNNDTFTFQVDQKPKPFTRRGVLSTINSIYDPLGFAAPVTIQVLPLPCNKVESGHCSIVIVLQGRLSACLLMLHS; this is encoded by the coding sequence ATGATCAAAGATCtcgacctgtctgtaagtgaagaAGTTGACCTCCTAGTCAAATGGTTAGGCAACGAGTCAGCAGAACATGCAAAGCGAATTAGAGACATCAACATTAActacccaagcagaggactaaaaATGATATGGGAAAGACTGGAGGAGTGTTATGGCTCACCAGAAGTGGTAGAAAATGCACTCTTCAAAAGGATTGAGGATTTTCCTAAGATTCCCAATAAAGGATTTCAGAAGCTGAGAGAATTAAGTGACCTGCTGATGGAACTCGAAGTTGCTAAAGGTGAAGGAGACTTGCAAGGTCTCGCATTTTTAGACACAGCACGTGGTGTCAAACCCATTGTACAGAAATTACCTTACAGTCTACAAGAAAAGTGGATTACTCAAGGCTCCAAGTACAAACAACAGCACAACGTCTCATTCCCTCCATTCTCCTTTTTTGTGGATTTCATACGCCAACAATCAAAGACTAGGAACGACCCAAGTTTTGACTTCTCAACATTTGAAACCGCTTACACCAGAACTAACAAACCTGCTTCACTTCGTAACCCGAAAGCTACACCTGttgcagtacacaaaaccagcataTCTGCTGTGCATCCCTCAACAAGAGACCCTTGCAAAGACTGCCCTCTACATAAGAAGCCTCACCCATTGCAGAAATGTAGAGGATTCAGGGAAAAACCTCTTAAGGACCGGAAAGCCTTTCTCAAGGAAAACCAAATTTGCTACAAGTGTTGTGCCTCAACATCTCATAGGGCGAAGGACTGTACAGCAAACATCGAGTGTTCAGAATGTCATAGTAAGGAGCATACCACGGCCTTACATCCTGAGCCCGCCCCATGGACTCTCACGCCTTCAGACCAGGCTACAGAGCATGGCGGGGAGGAGAAAGTCTCAGTACTTCCTGAAGTGTCACCCCAGTGTACCCAAGTCTGTGGAGAGGGCCTCAGAGGTAAATCCTGCTCTAAGATTTGTCTTGTTAAAGTTTATCCAATTGGACACAAAGAAATGGCTGTAAGGTTGTATACCATTCTTGACGATCAAAGCAACAGGTCCCTTGCCAGCTCTACTTTCTTCGACATCTTCAACATTGAAGGACATAGCTCTCCATATTCACTTAAGACTTGCACAGGTGTGACTGAAGAAGCCGGAAGAAGAGCTACTGGTTTTCAAATAGAATCCATGGATGGTGAAACATCCCTGCCTCTACCTAAACTGATAGAATGTAATCAAATTCCAAACAACAGAGAGGAGATTCCAACGCCTGAAGCGGCATTACCACATAAGCACTTGAAGACCATGGCCCATCTCATCCCTGCCTTAGATCCTAAGGCTCAAATAGTGCTTCTGCTTGGAAGGGACATCATAAGAGTCCACAAGGTCAGAAAACAGGTAAATGGCCCTCAGAATTCTCCATTTGCACAGAAACTAgacctaggatgggtcattgTAGGTGACGTCTGCCTAGGAAATGTCCACAAACCATCCACGGTAAACTCCTATTGCACTAATACACTGGAAAATGGACGTCCATCCTTCTTCCAGCCTTGTCCTAACAGGTTCCTTATAAGAGACACACCTAGCAGTATTTCATACTCTGACTCTACGGAAATCGGGACCCATTTCTGTGACGAAGACAGAGACCACTTAGGGTGCACAGTGTTCCAGAGGACAAAGGACGACCACAAAATCGCCCCCTCTATTGAAGACGAAGCCTTCTTGGACATAATGGAACAAGGCTTTTTCAAAGATGAAGCAAACAATTGGGTGGCACCACTTCCTTTCAAAACTCAGAGACGCCatctccccgacaacagagatcaAGCACTGAAGCGCTTTTTCTCACTCAGACGCAACCTTCTAAGAAGGCCAGATATGAGTGAACATTTCTTCACATTCATGGGGAAGATATTTGGAAACGGTCATGCGGAAGTTGCTCCACCTCTAAGAGAAAAGGAGGAACACTGGTACCTGCCAATCTTTGGTGTCTACCACCCTAAGAAGCCAGGACAGATCCGGGTAGTATTTGACTCCAGTTCACAGTATGAAGGAGTCTCCCTCAATGATGCTCTCATGACCGGACCAGACCTCAATAACACACTATTAGGAGTGCTCATTAGGTTCCGTAAAGGATTAATTTCCATTGTTGCCGACATACAGCAGATGTTTCATTGTTTTCTAGTGAAAGAAGAACATAGGAACTTCTTGAGATTCTTCTGGTTTAAAGACAACGACCAAACCAAAGACATAATGGAATACCGAATGAAAGTACATGTTTTTGGCAATAGCCCATCTCCTGCAGTCTCCATCTATGGACTCAAAAGGTCTGCCCGAGAAGGTGAAGAAGAATATGGACAAGATGTCAGGCAGTTTGTAGAAAGAGACGTTTATGTGGACGATGGCCTGAAATCACTTCCATCACCAGATGCAGCAATCGACCTACTCAAAAGAACCCAAAGTATGCTTGCTTGTTCGAACCTCAAACTCCATAAGATAGCTTCAAACAGCAAGGCTGTCATGAAAGCCTTTCCCACTCAAGATCACGCCAATGACCTGAAGGATCTAGACTTGGCAACGGCCACAATACCCTTGCAGCGCAGCCTAGGGCTCAACTGGGACCTCAACAACGACACCTTTACCTTTCAGGTGGATCAAAAGCCAAAACCATTCACACGACGCGGTGTCCTATCTACGATCAACAGCATCTACGACCCGCTTGGGTTTGCAGCTCCCGTGACCATTCAAG